The genome window GTGAAGGTAGCGTCAGGCACGTCGAGGTCTTCCGGACGGGTTGTGTGAGAACTCCCATCATCGGAAGACCTCGACCCTCACCCCGACACCGACGCGCCGCCCCAGGTCGCACCACAGCTACACCCTCATCTGTGAAGAGCCGGTATTCTTGAAGTACGTCTCAGATTGCTTTGAAATCAGCTGAAGCACTCTGGGGTGAGGAATCGAGACTCTGAGAAGCCGGTAGGAGCACGCGAACTGACAACGCGGAAGGAGTCGACTTTTGACGACTCACAAGAGTGAACCCACCGGGACGACGCAAAGCCCGACGGGGGAGGTAGTGGTCGGGGTGCTGGCCGATCCGGTCGCCACCGCCCTGACAGTCGCGAAGCATCTCGAACGGAAACTGCCTGGCCTACTCGCCGAGCAGCTCGCTGACGGTCACTGGAGAGTGGAGGTGCACCGAGAGAGGCTGCCTCCCAGTGACGAGAAGCGGTTTGAGATGATGGACCTGGCAGCCGAGCGTAAGCGGGAACATGGCTGGGACCTCGCGGTATGCGTGACCGACTTGCCACTGATGATCGACCGGCGCCCCGTCGTCGCTGACGCCGACCACAGTCGGAACGTGGCGGTGGTTTCACTGCCGGCCTTCGGGGCCATGAACCTACGAAGGCGAGTTTCAGAGGTGGTGACGCAGCTCATTGGGGACATGCGCGGCGGGACCACTCCGAAGGACGGGTCCCAGGCGCATCGGCGGTCACGGGTCCCGGCTCTGGGCGGCGCCTTCGAGCGGACGACCCCAGACCAAGACGGGGTCGACGTCCGTATCTTCGCGAACCGCGGGCGGCTGCGGCTGCTCGTGGGAATGGTCCGGGATAATCGTCCGTGGCGGCTGGTCTCCGGTCTCCGAGGGGCGTTGGTGGGAGCGTTCGCGTTCAGCGCGTTCTATCTGTTGAACACCACGCTGTGGGAACTCGCACTCACCATGGCAGCGTGGCAGCTGGTCGCCGTCGTCGTTGCCTCAATTACGGCAATGATCACTTGGCTCATCGTCTATCACCGCCTCTGGGAACGAGCCAAAGATCTGCCGCCGCAGGAACGTGAGCGAACGGTGCTGTTCAACGCGTCGACTGTCTTGACCCTCGCTATTGGGCTGATGTGCGGCTATGCGGGGCTGTTCGTCCTGAACCTGACTGCCGCGCTGATCGTTTTCACTCCGGAGGTGTTCACCCAGTACGCCGGAGACGCATACGGACTGGGCGAGTATCTCCTGGTGACCCTGTTCGCGACCGCCGCTGCGACGATCGCGGGTGCGATTGGGTCTGGCTTCGAAAGTGAAGAGTCGGTGCACGAGGCCGCCTATAGCTACCGGGAGCGCGCACGGCGCGAGAAGCGGCGCCGCTCACGCAGCGCAGAGAACAATGACAGCGCGGTCCACGACGCGGCGCAGAACGACGACACATCTCGTGCAGAGGACTCCGATGCAGGCCCGGACCACTGAGGAGGCAATAGGTCGGCGGTGGATGGTGGGGCTCAAGTTCTTCGCGTACGTAAGCCCTGCCCGCATGAATGGTCGCTGAGGGATCCCTCAACGAGCTACTACTTTCGTTTTTGGTAGACATAGAAGCGATCACCATAGCCATACCCGCAACGCTGATGGGGTCTGCTGCACGATCCGGTGACATCCGACCGTGCAGCGGCACTCCCGGCTACACCCTCGATCGCGAAGAGCCCAACATCCCCACGAACACTCATACCCACTTACCCACAAACATGGGGTAGTGGATTTCCCCATTTACACATACGGGGGTACCCACCAATGTGGGTATGTGGTAATGTGTCATACATGAGCACCACAATAGGAATCGTCCAATCGAAGGGCGGCGTCGGAAAAACCACAACCGCCATTTATCTAGGACTGGCCCTCAAAGATCACGGCACGGTCGAAGTCTGGGATGCTGACCCGCAGGGCTCAGCCACCGAATGGGCGGACGCTACCGCCGCCGCTGGCTACCCCTTGCCATTCCCGGTGACGGCGGTCAACGAGCCGCAACTGTCCAAAAAAGACAGTGAGGCGAGCTATCTGATCATCGACACCGGCCCCGGTAACCCTCGCGTCATGGACAAAACCATTGAGCGCGCTGACGTCGTCATCATTCCGACCAAGTCCAGCAGTGTGGACATGGCGAGGACGTGGTCAACGCTCGATGCCCTGCCGGAAGACCAGCCCGCGATCCTGTTAATGACACAGACCGATCCCCGCACGATCACGCACCGACAAACGATCGAGGCGATAGATCAAGACGGGGCTGCATATTTCCAGACCCCCATCAAACACAAGGAATCCATCAAGGGCAGCGGGAACGGATACCCGAACGACCTCGCCGGATATGAAGAAGTCGCAACAGAGCTCATCGAGCGCATCAAGGAGATGTCATGACAGAAAAACGAGGGTCCATGACGCGCAGAAAACCCACGCAACAACAATCCCACGAAACCACAAATGTGGGTATGGGGGCGGCATTCCCAAACCGAGCGGAGGGGGAGGTTCAACGTCGCCTGTCCGTAGACGTCCCCGAGTCAGTAAAGAAGAAGATCAAGCGGATCGCAACTGAACGAGACACAACCGTCCGCAAACTGATCATCGACTTCATCGACGATCTAGACACATAACCACATACCCACATACGTGGTACCCACAAATGTGGGCCAATCCTTCGAGGAGTCCCAATGAGTAACGAGATCCCCCTGACGATCGTTGGCAACCTCACCAAAGATCCCGAGCTTCGATACCGACCCGGCGGGGGAGAGGCAGTGCTGAGCTTCACGGTGGCCTCCACCCCGCGATACTACTCCAAGGCCGAAC of Kocuria sp. TGY1127_2 contains these proteins:
- a CDS encoding ParA family protein, translated to MSTTIGIVQSKGGVGKTTTAIYLGLALKDHGTVEVWDADPQGSATEWADATAAAGYPLPFPVTAVNEPQLSKKDSEASYLIIDTGPGNPRVMDKTIERADVVIIPTKSSSVDMARTWSTLDALPEDQPAILLMTQTDPRTITHRQTIEAIDQDGAAYFQTPIKHKESIKGSGNGYPNDLAGYEEVATELIERIKEMS